Proteins from one Physeter macrocephalus isolate SW-GA chromosome 16, ASM283717v5, whole genome shotgun sequence genomic window:
- the AMPD3 gene encoding LOW QUALITY PROTEIN: AMP deaminase 3 (The sequence of the model RefSeq protein was modified relative to this genomic sequence to represent the inferred CDS: inserted 1 base in 1 codon; deleted 2 bases in 1 codon) yields the protein MPRQFPKLSISEVDEQVWLLAEKVFAKVLREEDSNAALSLFSVPEDCPIGQKEAKERELQKELAEQKSVETAERKKSFKMIRSQXLSLQMPTQQDWKGPPTACPATSAAAPVLPGAPPWPAPVPYAMPEFQRVTISGDYCAGVRHLCGGCVSVVCALCQSWGPVGSCPARKPGLVCGCLGGGRQEAQESGEKEGSRRGSGCVSRALLSL from the exons ATGCCGCGCCAGTTCCCCAAGCTGAGCATCTCCGAGGTGGACGAGCAAGTCTGGCTCCTGGCCGAGAAGGTGTTCGCTAAAGTGCTCCGAGAAGAGGACAGCAACGCTGCCCTGTCCCTCTTCTCCGTGCCTGAGGACTGCCCCATCGGGCAGAAGGAGGCCAAGGAGAGGGAGCTGCAGAAG GAGCTGGCGGAGCAGAAGTCTGTGGAGACTGCGGAAAG aaagaaaagttttaagaTGATTCGGTCCC TCCTGTCTCTGCAAATGCCAACGCAGCAAGATTGGAAGGGACCCCCGACAGCCTGCCCAGCCACGTCTGCGGCGGCTCCTGTGCTCCCCGGAGCCCCTCCCTGGCCCGCACCCGTGCCCTATGCCATGCCCGAGTTCCAGCGGGTCACCATCAGCGGAGACTACTGTGCTGGGGTAAGGCATCTCTGCGGGGGCTGTGTGAGTGTTGTGTGTGCCTTGTGCCAAAGCTGGGGTCCCGTGGGGTCATGCCCAGCCCGGAAGCCTGGCCTGGTCTGTGGGTGTCTGGGAGGTGGCAGGCAGGAGGCACAGGAGTCTGGAGAGAAGGAGGGTTCTAGGCGAGGTAGCGGGTGTGTGTCTAGGGCGCTGCTCTCCCTGTGA